The region TGAGCTTGACAAAGCAACCAACAAATTCAGTGATAGCAATATTGTTGGTAGAGGTGGATTCGGGACTGTCTACAAAGGTGTACTATCAGATCAAATGGTTGTAGCAGTCAAAAGGTCGCAGCGAGTTGATCAGAGCCAGGTGGAACAATTTGTCAATGAGCTGGTCATTCTTTCACAAGTGACCCACAAGAACGTGGTTCAGCTACTAGGCTGTTGTCTTGAGGCAGAAGTTCCCTTATTGGTGTATGAATTCATCTCCAATGGTGCCCTTTTTCATCATCTCCACAATACATCAATCCCAATGTCATGGGAGGACCGCCTAAGGATTGCAGTTGAAACCGCATCGGCACTTGCATACTTGCACTTGGCTGCAAAGACGCCAATCGTTCACAGAGACGTCAAGTCATCGAACATTCTTCTTGATTCGAGCTTCACCGCAAAGGTGTCTGATTTCGGCGCGTCAAGGCCACTACCCCCAAATCAGACCCATGTGACGACCTTAGTGCAGGGCACGCTAGGGTACATGGACCCTGAGTACTTCCAGACAAGCCAACTGACCGAGAAAAGTGACGTTTACAGCTTTGGCGTGGTACTTATTGAGCTTTTGACAAGGGAGAAACCAATATCAGATGGTCTGGTCGACGAGGTTAGAAGTCTAGCAATGCATTTTAGCACGTTATTCCACCAGAACCAGTTGCTGAAGATTGTGGACTCTCAAGTGGCTGAGGAAGCTGGGATGAGACATGTCAAAACAGTCGCGCAGTTGGCTTTGCGATGCTTGAGGTCGAGAGGTGAAGAGAGGCCGAGGATGATTGAGGTTGCGGTTGAACTTGAAGCTCTGAGAAGACTGATGAAACAACACTCTGTCCTGAAGAGTGAAGAAGAAGAgcctctgcttcctctgcttcgagACTTGAGTTGCCACGGGGAGATGAATTTCGATGCGCAGTTGAGTTCGAGCCATGATGGAATTGCCAAGGATGAAAGTATGGAGATCATTCTACTCCCATCCGGCGATCTCTCATGTTAGGTCTTTCATAATTATCTGTTCCATTTGTGGTTATCTGGCAGCCAGGTTGAAACCCAGAGTAGGTTTATTATATCAGTAAGTGTTGGttgcttttttcttttcttttcgtatCTCTGTTCAGCCCAACTTATCGACCCATTTGTAGGTCAAGAAATGACTGCTAAATTTTCGCACTCGGATTTGACCAAAACTTCAGATACAAATCATAATCGCCTTTGTATTCGACCATTGTTCATTCTGAAGTCTTTCGCTTGCATAAATACGTCGTGGAGCTTAGATAGTAGTCCCTCCGTCCCGAATTAGTGGACTCAGATTTGTTTAGACAAATCTGAGTCCACTAATTGGTAATAAAATTTATGCTATGTGTTTGCTACCTTATCTAGCATTCAACTTTTACTCCGGAAGAGATAGGCTGCAATCCCAATAGGGATTAGTTCCACTACAGGAAAATTATTATTATCCCTGCCACTTAGAAACCATCTGGTTAATCCATGCCATTTAGTGGTCATCTGGTTAATCCATGCCAAGGATGGATTTAATCTCCATGTTTATTTTTTATAAGAATCTCCACATTTATAATCTCACATATGTATTGGAGCACAATCAACTGTAAATTTTCAAATTCAGAGCCATGAAACAAAGCAAACTTGGCAGTTGTTCGTGACTAAAACAGAAGATCCAAATAAAACACCGGGATATGGCATACAATTATTTGTCTGACACCTCGATCAAGCTCCCTGAAAAACACATTTCCTGTAGATGAAGAGCAGCCAGTCCGCATCTGCAAACCAACGTACATCATGGATTATCCGAAACTACTTGTACAGGAGATGAGGTGAATTACTAATGATATATTCAAGgcgttttcctttttttttgccgGAATATATATTCAAGGTGTTAGCATGGATACTAGAAGAAATGCTTCAAGCTCAGATAAtcagtggaacggagggagtatgttatatTGCAATGAATAAACATTTTCATTCAACGAGGGCTGGCAGTTGGCACTATCATGACAGAGGCGGCGACGAGCGGACGACCGAGAGAAGACGGCACCAACGACTGGACCTGGTCCGCCGGTGGCTTTTGGGCTTTGCTTCGCAGGAGGGGCGACATGACAATGGTATTCCAGCTTCCATGTTGCCCTGTCGTCTTCGGTGGCTGTGGAAAATGAATGGATGGCTTGACCATGACTCTCATACCAGCGTTTGTAACACGAGTCCAGGAGACCAAGACGTAGTGTACCAGGATGATGATGATGGGAAAATATCACGCGCTTCCTTGAGCGTGCGACTCCTATACGACCGACCTACAATGATGCATTGTGCGCGACGTGTCTCCTGCGTGCGTACGTGTTCCCACTCTTTTTTTTCATggcatacgtgtctcattcatatcataaagaacaaagtataaatcacgtaaagaccgacatgacaaaactgaaaagatagcagaacatctctgagcttgacaccaacacaCGTCACCTGCCTTCGGCACCACCatagcagccaccgaagaaaaaaatgacgaatcacctcctcacccgagctcgaccatcgctgatatgcagctttgcggaccttcaaggtggctcaccaaaagtgaagcccttgcCGTTGAacaaatcagaccggggcaacaccccggacacgtcaTCGaattccagatctggcaccccaccacgactaagacgccgaaggaggaaaTTATACCTGCCATCCACTAACCATGAGCCCAGCAcatgttccgtcttccagatgtcgtcgatgcagaccacaatctgcatccgctcctggactacctcccaaactCCGTACggacgctggagcaaacgccgtcgcaacggcggagcctgAGGACACAGGTTCACCACAAGGATGCCGCCGCCACCATGCCATTCTTGCTTGAACAGattggtttccaaatccatccccaatcatatgaccgatggcctcgtcaggaaatgatccgaagaatctttattcagcgcaGTCGTCGTCGTCGCCGAAGAGCAAAGACGATGAACAATCTAAAAACCTAGACTACGAGGGAGTAAAAACAATCCACACAAGTGGATCCGGCGAACCCCCTCACCACTGGCGACCGAGGTCGCCGATGGAGGGGAGCCAGCGGAGGACAGCGTTGGAAGATCGGCCTCTCCTGGCGGCGActagggttccagccgccaggGACCAGAGCATGTTCCCACTCGAATGCGCTGCCTGCCACTGCCATAATGGCAAATACTTCCGGATGTAGACGCCTATGACGTGTTTGGTTACATTCACAATGGAGCCTAATCCAGTGAAACATGTTTTAGTGGAGCCTGTTTAAGGTACTAgctgagtgcccgtgcgttgccacggaataAAATAATGCAAGCATGTCAATCAAACAATTGCTTAAATTATAAAATGTCTGGAACATGTTGGTACGTCATTCCTAATCACTCGCTCTTTGCAAAAAAAAAGGGTAGAACATTTCTCCTGACCCCTCCTTCACacccacttctctctctctctccctcactcccTCCCTACAGAAGAAAACATaaatattgaagtctctctctccctcactccctccctctctctctctttctctccagtTTTGTCATGGCTGCTTATTAAATATGTTCCACAGTTCCACTCCAATGTGAAAATATGGAGGATGATTGTATAGATATATATTTGTAGGTGAATAAGTAGTTTCATTTAGTAGCTGCTGCAAGTCTCAAAACATTCTACATATACAAAGATAATTTATTCAATCATATTAAATCACGCATAAATTCTCCAAAACAAGTACCCCAAATGTGAGATCGCTTGTTCAAGATATTTGCATGTATGTCGGTACACTGTACGTAATCAAACATATAGAAAAAAATTGCATACCTTTTGTTCATACTGTCGTCTTTTGTTACAAAAAGTAGTAATAGCAGTACTCTAGTGTTGCCATCGCATCTCTTCTGCAAGATAGCGCCTTCTGCTGAGGAGGCTTGAACATGATACATAAACACAACAACGAAGAAAAGGTAAGGAACGGGATAATGTGAGCAAGAAGACGTCACTTTGAATGGTGTCTTGCCCGTGAAGAGGAAATGTAATGGCGGGCTTGCAATCTTGCTCGCCTCGTGCTAACCCAGGGTGTGCCACCAAGACTGACGATCGTGAAGGGGCATGGTTTCCAGCTCAGTCTTGAGGATATGATCACCGCTCGGCTCACGTACGGGCCGTGCAGCGGCGATGCAGGTGGGAGGGCGGCGTGCCGAGCGTGCCGAAGGATAGGCGTGCAGCAAGGTTGCAGCCCATCTCTGGGACACCTCGCGACTGCACCCGTGATGTCCAAAAGTTCCACGCGGAGATCGGGATCGTGCTTGCGCacgcctagggggcggcggccacagcAGCCATGAGGCGCTCGGCGTTGGCGACCAGTAGGGCTTGGAGCGCGTTCAGGCTCTCGTGGACGCTTATGACGCCATGTCCCTGCACGACCGGTGCCACGCGGAGATTGCTATCGTGCTTGCGCACGCCCTAGGGCGCGGCGGCCACGAATTGCTCGGCGTTGGTGATCTGCATGGCTTGGAGCGTGTTGAAGCGCTCGTGTACGCCTATGGCGCCCTGTCCCGGCGTGCTCTTGAGAAGGTCGGGTTCCGCCGCCGCCCTGTACCTACTCTTCCTCCCCTTTCTCAACTATCTCCTCCGGGCGCGCCATGGGTGGGGGTAGGAGAGCAACCGGATGAGGTCCCAAATAAGATGTGTTAGGGCGCGAGGAAGGGGGTCACGCAGACCGGATGGTTTGTTGGCAGGGGATCGTGGGAACCTCGATTGGATCGTGCGTGCGTGGGTTCGTTTCAATGAGTATTTTTATCGCTGGCTCGTCGTGGTCGTGGCGGCTATTTTAGCGCCGGTTTTTTTTTTTGCGTGAAGGATGACAGCAGTGGGGGAGGAGGATGATCGAACCATCACGACGACGGCAGATTGCCCTTTAATAATAGAGATATAGCCTCTAGGCCGTGTTTTATATATCTTTTGGTCGCCTATATTTATCTCAACTTGCATTCTTTCTATAGTGTAAATTGCACTAGATCAAGCCTGCATCTGGAAAATGGTTGATCTGAGCGTTCGTCTGACTGAGAGCGCTTTAAGTTCGTGCGAGCCAGTTACTACGTGTAAGACAGGCAACCAAACAGTTGAGTACTTAGCCCGTCAGAGTCTGGTTGAGCTTGATAAAGCCTACCAAACCCGTCACTGGATTCATGGCCGGCGGTGTGCTttaaccgaaaaaggctttcgtcccgctttataaataaagcaaaccggcaGAGAGCTCCACAGACACATCCAAGTCTCACCATAAAGTAcataggttctgctgagggcacagctcaacaagcccaaaaaagagaaaaaagatagAACACGCCGGTGTCAAATAATCGATTTGCATGATCTGCAATCGTTCGCCCGCGTCAAAGGATTGCATGTCAAACAGCTGGTGTGCAAACTATTTCAGTCGCCTCGGCTCGGCATTGCCTCCTCATTTTTTCCTTTAAAAAAAAAAGGTGTTTCCTTACcctatttttttaacacagtacaatcaAAGTCGCTTACGTATATGAAGTTATGAACGCTCATCCCTATGCACACACATACATCTTACCCCTATAAGCATATCCGAGAAACTAAGCCGGTATAACatattgagattttacgaagtcgccATAGGCGCCTCGTAGTTGACAGGAACGTCTCTTCCCACCGAACGAACAACGCCAGAAACCTGAAATAAATATATGAATAATGTGAGGACCAatgtcaagtctaggacttgaaccccGATGGGCTGATGATACCACTCCTAACCATCTAACACAACTTGATTCGCCCCAACCCATTTTATAAAAAACAAACCATCCCTATTTTTTTAGAACCCTTTTTTTCTCCCTTGTGGAACCAACACCACATGTTAAGGATTGCCAGAAAAAAAACATTTCTCTTCTCTTTGGGCTTCATAGTTTTCGGGGTCACGGGCCTCACCTTCGTGACGGGGCTAACAGTTTTTAGTTACGGGCTTCACATTGACGCGGGTACCTCTAGAGCCCATGGGTGCAGCGATGGCAGTGTGTCGAGATGAGGCGGGCAACTACTTGGGTAGCTCAGCTCTGGTGATCACAGATATAACTGACGTGGTGATGTTGGAGGTGATTGTTTGCTGGGAGGGTTTATCCCTAGCGCAAGATCTTATGCTCCAAAATTTTGTCATGGCCTCGGATTCGAAACCGGCGGTTAGCGATATTGACAAAGGAAGCTCTAGAGTGTACGAAGCTATTATTAGCGAGATTAAGCTTAAATCTTTAACTTTTAATTGTAAATTTATTTTTGAAGGTAGAGCCTCGAACGCAGATGCAGATAGATTAGCCAAGTTTTCTCATTCATTGGATCAGGGGCGGCATGTTTGGTTGTCCGAACCTGATGATCCGTTTTATCCCCACATCATGCGGACTATGAGCAATAAAGCTTTGGTTTAACCTAAAAAAAAACTCCCCCTCCTTGTTTTGCTAAAAAGAAACTCCTCCTCCTTgtctcaaaaaggaaaaaaaatctccTCCTCTGTCGCAATGGCACGGCGGCCACATCCCCCACATCGTCGCCTCCCGTCGGCCGCAATGCCGCTTACCCACCACCCCCCAGCGGCCCTCGCGCGCCGTCCCTCCTCGGCACCGGCTTCGCCAAGGTTAGGGGACGGACTGGACGCGGGTGGGCGTCGCCGGAGACGACGAGGAAGCGGCTGGCCTCGAGCCGTCGACCCTCACCGCGGTCATGGGAGGTTGTCCCACCGTGCCCTCACGGGCCGAGGTCCGGGGACGGGGAGGCAAGTGTAGGCCCGAGTAACGCGTCTCCAGGAAGGGCTGGGGAGATATGGGCGGTGATGAGGCTGGATCTTGCTCGAGGAGGCCAGGGTCGGATCCGCGCCGGAGTCCTAGTGCCTGGCGCTACGGCGGCGAGGTAAGGGGCTACAAGCCTACAACCTAGGATCTTGATCTCTGTATTTTGGAACTGCTATTGGCTTCTTCCGCGGTGGAATGCAAGAGGCCAGGGTGAGTCGCTTGTACCAAAGTAGGAGTACGTTCTATTTCGATCTCGAAGCCCAATCGTGATGTTTAGGTAAATGTATTGATCAAACTAGGTTGATCCGGCTACTTGCTTAGGGAAAAGAAATGTATTACTACTCACATCCTGCATACTTTCATCTAAGATTTGGGCGGAATATGCTTTGAGGTGGTAAAATTATACCAATGAAGCCATTAATCCACGATCAATGATCTCTATGTGTGACAATCACCGATGTACGAATATACTAGACTCGCTGGTTCTGTGTAAAATGTCCATCGTTAGGCCCCAAGTGCTAATAAGACTTGGAATGACACAACCCAATGCATTGAATTAAAATCAGCATAGCACTTTTTTGGAACCATGGACTAGCTGCACAATTGAGAACCTGATCCTGAGGGCCCGATTAGGCGTGTGCACTAGGTTTTGATGGACACTCTGCATTCCCCTGGTTTTGCATACATGTCGACGTCAGTTAGGCGAGAGGGTTTTTAATGCTTGATTTAGATCAAATTTAAGGAACAAATGTGTTAGTACCGTACTCAATTGGTGTAAATCTCTGAAGTAGAATTGGACCTGAACCCACAGTTGGGATATCAAGAATTTCTCCTGTGGTGATTGTTGACCTAAATAAGTAAATAGCAATTACACTGAGGTATTTTACGTGATTCTACTACACAACTATATTACATATTGTCTTGATATGTCAACTTGCATTTAAATATTATGAGAAGCGTCATCTTGGAGTCTCACATAGACCGGTGCTGGGCGCCGCCCCGGGTACGCTTCTTCCATTGGCTCGGCCACTTAGACCGGTGCTGGACCGACGACCGCCTCGCGCGTTGCGGCCTGCGGCACCCCGCGCGCTGCCCACCCTGCGACCAAGCGCCGGAGACCATCCAGCATCTCCTCCTCGCCTGCCCGTTCTCTCGGCAGGTATGGTACGAAATCCTGAGCTGGCTAAGGGTTCCCTGCAACCCGCCTGATGGCGAGCCTTCAACCAACACCTGGTGGCTCTCCGTGCGGCAGCACACGCCCAAGCCGATGCGCAAGGGCCTCGCCTCTGCGACACTACTCATTCCCTGGATGCTTTGGAAGCATCGGAACGACTGCGTCTTCGACAGAGCTGCGCCACTGGCTAAATAGCTGCGCCACTGGCTAAGATCAAGGAGGAGGCGACCCTTTGGGCCAGAGCCAGCGCGTTGGGCCTGCGTGCTCTCATTCCCCAGACCTGGGATGTACACTAATTGCAACACCCTCGCACTGTATGATTGCCTCCTTGGAGGATGTAACTAAAACCCCTTCCTTTTCAATGCAATGAAACGCAAATCTTCTGCGTTTTCTCAAAAAAACAAGAAGCTTTCATTTCAGCCTCCATGCTCAACTGCGTACTTCCTTCTGAATAGTGCAGGCTAGAAGTCGAGCTTGCTTCACGTAGAAGATGCCCTTGTTCATTATATTTCTGTACAGGTTCATCTTTTCTTCTCATAGTTTGCTCCTTGTCATTGCTGAATGACCTTCTTAGCTCCTCTAAAACTGATGCAACCTCCTTCATAGTGGGTCGTTCTTGTCCGTTCATATTTAAGCATCTCACGGAGAGCTGTGCAACTGCATAGATTTGCTCTTCACCTGCTTCTTCCAAAATGTGTGGCTCTATCTCCTTAAGTAAGCGCCCTTCATTAAGTAAAATCACCACATGCATGGCTAAGTTGCATGATTCTTCTGGCCTGCCTACAGAAATAGGCTTCTGCCTTGTCAATAGTTCTGCAAGAACTACTCCAAAACTGTAGACATCACTCCTCTCTGTGAGCTGGCCGCTTTGGAAATATTCAGGATCGAGATACCCTATTGTACCTTGAATAAGGGTGGTTACATGAGTTTGGTCAAATGGAACTGATCTTGATGCACCAAAGTCTGATATTTTAGCCACAAAGTTCTCATCCAACAGTATGTTGCTTGATTTTATATCCCTGTGAATAATTGGTATAGAAGATGTGGAATGCAGATAGGCAAGCGCTTCTGCTATTTGTGCAGCTATCCTTAAGGTATCCTCCCATGTTAAGGAGCAAGGTGGACTTCTGTTTTGGATATGCTGGAAGAGTGTTCCATTGGGTATGAACTCATACACCAACAAAGGCACTTCGGTCTCTAGGCAACATCCCAGAAGCTTGACAACATTGGGGTGATCGGTCTGTGATAAGATGGTAATCTCATTGACAAATTGCTCCACCTGGCTCTCATTGAACACTCTAGACTTCTTTACAGCAACCACTGTCTCATCTGGAAGAACACCCTTATACACTGTGCCATATGCACCTCGGCCAAGGATTCGAGTCTCATTATAGTTGTTAGTTGCAGTCTTGAGCTCTTCCGCACTGAATATCTTTGCTGACGAGTCCTTACCTTGAGATGTGATTGCCGTAAATCTCTGCTGCAACAGCAAGCCTCCATTCTTACGGAATAACTCAGCTCTCTTTCTTCTCACCTGTCTTCTCTTCATGCCCCAGTAGTAGCACAGAGCTGCGCTAGATGTTGTAACTAAAAGTGCAAGACCAACACCTGCAAATATTGGATGGAAAAGTAAGTCTTCGTTCTTCATTTAACGCATGTGGGACTAACATTTTAGTAAGAAATGCTGATAGCTATCAAGTTACTTTTGATTACTCCCATGCAGATAGTATATTGACATAATCTTTAGGACATGCATAAGCTGCCAAATCCCCTTAACACTAGCCATTAGGGAAGATGCGTTTGATCCAGGTAATCTTCTCTTATAGTCATAAACACtatgtaaacttgcaaaatattcTATGCCTGTAGTTCATTGGCCATTCATATGAGCCATCATAAGAGCTGTATAGGGACACAGATTTTTGGAGCTCGGTTGCCCCTACACACTTTATTAGAAAAAGGTGTGTTTGTAAGTGTTTTTTAGAGAAATACCATGTAGATTTGTGAACACTGTAAGCACATGTGAATTTGGTGAAATTATCATTTTGTGCTCTGCGGTAAAAATGTAAGGACGAGGGGCTAAACAATAATTTTGCGTACACCAAGATTGTCCTTTTAGAGCTTTAAATTGCAAAATTTATCACAAAANNNNNNNNNNNNNNNNNNNNNNNNNNNNNNNNNNNNNNNNNNNNNNNNNNNNNNNNNNNNNNNNNNNNNNNNNNNNNNNNNNNNNNNNNNNNNNNNNNNNNNNNNNNNNNNNNNNNNNNNNNNNNNNNNNNNNNNNNNNNNNNNNNNNNNNNNNNNNNNNNNNNNNNNNNNNNNNNNNNNNNNNNNNNNNNNNNNNNNNNNNNNNNNNNNNNNNNNNNNNNNNNNNNNNNNNNNNNNNNNNNNNNNNNNNNNNNNNNNNNNNNNNNNNNNNNNNNNNNNNNNNNNNNNNNNNNNNNNNNNNNNNNNNNNNNNNNNNNNNNNNNNNNNNNNNNNNNNNNNAAAAAAAAAGAACATATTTTTACCCTTTTTCTTGGGTCAGGTACTGAACTCTGTTATGAATCATATTACATATAAACAGTGTACCACAGCAGCACACCACCATGGCACCATTGCAGAACCTCTTTATCTGAATTGCCTCAATAGAATAAAAATGAAGTCAAAACAAAAGATAATACTCAAAATTGGTAATGCCAGGTGTGAGTAAGTTACCCAAAGCAGCATCCGTGGGAAAGTGCTTTTGACACCCACTTCCCCTTTTCCAGCCATTGCCACTCATGCCGGGAGGACAATCACACTCAACTACCCCTTGCTCATCACTGCAGTACTCTGAGTACGCGCAGGGGTTCTTTTCAGGATGAGTGCAGACATTCAAACCTAATATACATCCATAAATCGTCAATGACACTAATAGTTTAGTCCTGTTGTGCCACTCGTTAGCAAAATGCAAATTTTTAATCATACCTTGTGATTGTTGCATAGGGGAACCTGCATTTAAAGAAATGGTCAGTATTAGATCTTCTGATGGTACCAACTGTAACCTTGACATATCTATCAATGGTCCTAAACAACATGTAAAGGATAGGTGGCACTCTCTGTTCTCTTTTACATGTCGATCTAGGATGCATGCGATCAACTTTACAGAACTTTTACAACTAAGCTAATATACACGAAAGTATTTGGATATTCATGTGTGAATGTTATAAGTAGATGTATCATCAGAAATACCTTAATTTCATTACTCTCTGTTCTCCTTTACATGTCGTTTTGAAATAATTCTGACTAACATATAATTAATTATTACTTCCGCTttcccaaaatataagacgtttttggtaGGCTAAATAGCCTACCAAAAACGTCTTATAATTTGGGACAGAGGTAGTAAAAGTCAGTTGTCAAAGGTAATACATTGGAGACCACATCCATGTTTAAAACATGTAAAAAGGAACAGAGGCTGTGCATAAACGTAGCTGAGTTTTAGTTTGATACTATGCGAATTTTAAAGTACATTTGGGCAATATAAGCTGTGGTTGATTTTTCTCAACATAAAGTGTGGTGTTACCAGATGGAATGAGCGCCTCAGTGCAGCCTGTCCCTGTCCTGTAACCATCACCAATCAAGTTATGAGGACACGAGCAAGTAAAACCTCCTTTGGTGTTGTTGCAGAAGTGCAGAAGGCTGCAAGTATTGCTGTCGAAAGTCCGGCATTCGTCGATATCTAAACAAACAGTGCAGTACTTCACTTCAGAAATCTGAGGCATATTTCTATTCATAAAAGCAGGTAGAGCAGCAGAGTAATAGAATTTATTATACTGCTGAACGTGATTGTCCTGTTGGGCAGTTTACCCAGTGGTTTGTAACTTATATCCAGTTAGTTCTATTTATGCGAGTGACGAAACCAATTTATACTCGTGATGTCTCATCCTTGATAGTTCTTTCCGGAACCCATGTTTTTTTCCTGGCCTTTTGCTGATGATGGCTGTTGCACAGGATAATTTGAGAAACGTCAGGATGTGGTAGAACCAAAAACACCAATCTTTGTTTATTTGATTGTGTTGTATCTTTCTTGCCTAGATTTCAGTCTCATCATCAGTTTGTGCTAACAAAGACAAAGCGATGAAGACAGGGTGGTTGCcttcttttttttttctgaaaaagaagCTGTTTGTTAATCTATCTTGGCTAATT is a window of Triticum dicoccoides isolate Atlit2015 ecotype Zavitan chromosome 2B, WEW_v2.0, whole genome shotgun sequence DNA encoding:
- the LOC119365524 gene encoding wall-associated receptor kinase 1-like, yielding MPCGRESRSAAVAGVPARRLRPLVLMLVLFSVMPRGALSRGLALPPLPAPVRNITCNTIPHPFGARGRSLPGFEVACGQNKEAMLKIDEHSYKIVDVSVEGAFVVVLAGPISQVCYDRNGKQTETIETDGISLERTPFSFSKRNKLVVTGCNYRLVANFGNSEPVNSPRLPTTCTSYCNGSSNAVDCLHGVACCEAYVPMDAAREFGYEFDKISGNVTGDEGGTCSAAFFLDQDDQVFMGGRGNGQKPLKDVLLPAGDRRMILDWAVGRGTCDQASNYNLAPMYCNSMSGCIDASSGAGYLCKCNAGYDGNPYIADGCLDIDECRTFDSNTCSLLHFCNNTKGGFTCSCPHNLIGDGYRTGTGCTEALIPSGSPMQQSQGLNVCTHPEKNPCAYSEYCSDEQGVVECDCPPGMSGNGWKRGSGCQKHFPTDAALGVGLALLVTTSSAALCYYWGMKRRQVRRKRAELFRKNGGLLLQQRFTAITSQGKDSSAKIFSAEELKTATNNYNETRILGRGAYGTVYKGVLPDETVVAVKKSRVFNESQVEQFVNEITILSQTDHPNVVKLLGCCLETEVPLLVYEFIPNGTLFQHIQNRSPPCSLTWEDTLRIAAQIAEALAYLHSTSSIPIIHRDIKSSNILLDENFVAKISDFGASRSVPFDQTHVTTLIQGTIGYLDPEYFQSGQLTERSDVYSFGVVLAELLTRQKPISVGRPEESCNLAMHVVILLNEGRLLKEIEPHILEEAGEEQIYAVAQLSVRCLNMNGQERPTMKEVASVLEELRRSFSNDKEQTMRRKDEPVQKYNEQGHLLREASSTSSLHYSEGSTQLSMEAEMKASCFFEKTQKICVSLH